A single window of Anomaloglossus baeobatrachus isolate aAnoBae1 chromosome 5, aAnoBae1.hap1, whole genome shotgun sequence DNA harbors:
- the LOC142312379 gene encoding uncharacterized protein LOC142312379: MEEWEYLEGHKDLYKDVMMEVPQPLTSPGLSSKRTTPERCPRPLLPQDCKQEDPDVPQDHQGEDLPHINTTETYVRGDERSKEEIPTDDYPDNFTSSLDVIFSDYKTDDHGITPNTYEEHAIIPYISPSYYSKDLSSDIFQRVLSSTGEKPFPCLECGKYFSRKSSLAKHQRIHTGMNLISCSECGKCFPDKSSLIKHQRIHTGEKPNSCSVCGKCFAIKSNLVRHQRIHTGEKPFSCPDCEKCFIGKSYLAKHQRIHTGEKPFSCLDCGKCYIDKSYLVKHQRTHTGKKPFSCSECGKCFIEKSDLVKHQRIHTGEKPFSCSECEKCFIDKSDLVKHQRIHTGEKPFSCSECGKCFIDKAELAKHQRIHTGEKPFSCSECGKCFIDKSYLVKHQRIHTGEKPFFCSECGKCFIDKSDLVKHHRIHTGVKPFSCSECGKCFSYKGDLVKHKRTHT; this comes from the exons atggaggagtgggagtatttagaaggacacaaagatctgtacaaggacgtcatgatggaggttccccagcccctcacatcaccag gtctatccagtaagaggacaacaccagagagatgtccccgtcctcttctcccacaggactgtaaacaagaagatcccgatgttcctcaggatcatcag ggggaagatctgccccatattaatactacagagacatatgtgaggggtgatgagcggagtaaagaggagattcctacagatgactacccag ataacTTTACCAGTAGCTTAGATGTAATAttttcagattataaaacagaTGATCATGGTATCACACCAAATACATATGAAGAACATGCCATTATCCCATACATATCGCCATCCTATTACAGCAAAGATTTATCATCTGATATTTTTCAACGTGTCCTATCTtctacgggggagaagccatttccatgcttagaatgtgggaaatatttttcaAGAAAATCATCTCTTgctaaacatcagagaattcacacaggaatgaACCttatttcatgttcagaatgtggaaaatgttttccaGACAAATCAAGTCTTataaaacatcagagaattcacacaggagagaagccaaattcatgttcagtatgtggaaaatgttttgcaattaaatcaaatcttgttagacatcagagaatacacacaggagagaagccattttcatgtccagattgtgagaaatgttttataggCAAATCGTATCTTGctaaacatcaaagaattcacacaggggagaagccattttcttgtttagACTGCGGTAAATGTTATATAGAcaaatcatatcttgttaaacatcagagaactcacacagggaagaagccattttcctgttcagaatgcGGAAAATGTTTTATagaaaaatcagatcttgttaaacatcagagaattcacacaggggaaaaaccattttcgtgttcagaatgcGAAAAATGTTTTATAGACaagtcagatcttgttaaacatcagagaattcacacaggggagaagccattttcatgttcagaatgtgggaaatgttttatagacAAAGCAGAGCTTgctaaacatcagagaattcacacaggggagaagccattttcatgttcagaatgcggtaAATGTTTTATAGAcaaatcatatcttgttaaacatcaaagaattcacacaggggaaaagccatttttttgttcagaatgCGGTAAATGTTTTATAgacaaatcagatcttgttaaacatcacagaattcacacaggggtgaaaccattttcgtgttcagaatgtgggaaatgtttttcctaCAAAGGAGATCTTGTTAAGCATAAGAGAACTCACACATGA